The following are from one region of the Ischnura elegans chromosome X, ioIscEleg1.1, whole genome shotgun sequence genome:
- the LOC124170594 gene encoding unconventional myosin-Va-like, whose translation MFANICLSKNVIHYSYKYRTMQAATQTIQRYARGFIARRRVYHMRRLRASITIQKCLRRWMCQVRYRRLQALALGLQCRARGLLARRKYLQMRRNAAAIVIQRHIRGWLARCWKAHTLRKIVVVQCRVRCFLAKRRLRHLKEEVRSVEHIKKLNKGLENEIISMQQRIGELTKEREALTNVHNELNDVRDQLELVKGSEMEWKGKAGRLEILEAELEQLKQALTQERDEKMDILQEKDRLEMLNKEEKKEKDKFIEEIGKLKAELEQMDEKIEAEKISAEERLKKRLEEETAFLNQEHDQDRNAYQKLVMENNVLEQQRDSLERELVMKGGSNLAGEHHRSLSIASTTTAVSASSELPEDDFGNGSVRSAASSTATNSHTRVDAIDWQHFFFFIFSSYF comes from the coding sequence ATGTTTGCTAATATCTGCTTATCTAAGAATGTTATTCATTATTCTTATAAGTACCGTACAATGCAGGCAGCAACCCAGACCATCCAGCGATATGCTCGTGGTTTCATCGCCAGGAGGCGAGTGTATCACATGCGACGTTTGCGAGCGTCTATAACTATTCAGAAGTGTTTAAGAAGATGGATGTGCCAGGTTCGTTACAGAAGACTTCAGGCTCTTGCCCTTGGACTTCAGTGCAGAGCACGAGGCCTATTGGCTCGAAGAAAGTACCTGCAAATGAGGAGGAATGCTGCCGCCATAGTTATACAAAGGCACATTCGTGGTTGGCTGGCCCGTTGCTGGAAGGCTCACACTCTGCGCAAGATCGTCGTGGTGCAGTGCAGAGTGAGATGCTTCCTGGCCAAACGTCGACTGAGGCATTTGAAGGAAGAGGTGCGCTCTGTGGAGCACATCAAGAAGCTCAACAAGGGACTGGAAAACGAGATCATATCCATGCAACAAAGGATAGGAGAATTGACAAAAGAACGAGAGGCCCTTACAAATGTACACAATGAGTTGAATGATGTTAGGGATCAACTGGAGCTGGTGAAAGGATCAGAAATGGAATGGAAAGGCAAGGCCGGACGGCTGGAGATCTTGGAGGCGGAGTTAGAGCAGCTGAAGCAAGCTTTAACTCAAGAAAGGGATGAAAAGATGGATATTCTACAGGAGAAAGACCGGCTGGAGATGCTCAACaaggaagaaaagaaggaaaAGGATAAATTTATAGAAGAAATTGGTAAGCTGAAGGCTGAACTAGAGcaaatggatgaaaaaattgagGCGGAGAAAATCAGTGCTGAAGAACGTCTGAAAAAACGTCTTGAAGAGGAAACTGCTTTCTTGAATCAAGAGCACGACCAGGATCGAAATGCTTACCAAAAGCTCGTGATGGAGAACAATGTTTTGGAGCAGCAGCGTGACAGTCTTGAAAGGGAACTGGTTATGAAAGGTGGAAGTAATCTGGCTGGTGAACACCATCGAAGTCTTTCCATTGCAAGCACGACCACTGCTGTCAGTGCATCTTCCGAGCTTCCCGAGGATGATTTTGGAAATGGGTCAGTCCGTAGTGCAGCATCTTCGACGGCAACTAATAGTCATACCCGTGTTGATGCCATAGATTGgcagcatttctttttttttattttctcttcttatttttga